Genomic window (Actinomycetota bacterium):
GCGCCGCCGGCGCGGTCGGGGCGCTGGCCGTGATCCTGCTCGCGACGCTGCTGCTGACCGAGATGATCAGCAACACCGCGGCCGCGGCGCTCATGGTGCCGATCGCGATCGAGGTCGCGGTGGGGGTGGGGGCGGAACCGCGCGGGTTCGCCATCGGCGTGGCCATGATCGCCTCGGCATCCTTCCTCACGCCGGTCGGCTACCAGACCAACACCATGGTCTACGGGATGGGCGGCTACCGCTACACCGACTACTTCCGCCTGGGGCTGCCGTTGACGGCCGTCGTGTACGGACTCACGCTCGCCCTCGTGCCTGTCCTCTGGAGCTGAGAGATCCCGGTCCGGGCGCTGCGGTCAGTCACCGGTAGGGCGGTCGCTGAGGCCCAGGTTGGCGTGGATCTCGCGCGTCGCGGTCGAGCGGTTCAGCGTGTAGAAGTGCAGTCCCGGCGCCCCGTGCTCCAGCAGCTCGATGCACATCTGGGTGGCCACATCGACGCCGATGCGCCGCACCTCCTCGGGATGGTCCTCCACCGCGTGCAGCCGCTCGGCGAGGTCGCGTGGGAACGCGGCCCCGCTCAGCTGCGCGAACCGCTCGATCTGCCCCACGTTCGTGACCGGCATCACGCCAGGGATGACGGGGGTGTCGATGCCGAGGTCGGCGAGGTCGTCGACCATGCGGAGGTAGTCGTCCGCCCGGAAGAAGAACTGGGTGATGCCGAAGTCAGCCTCCATGAGCTTGGCCGCGAGGTGCTTGCGATCGGTCTCGAGGTCGTCGGACAGCGGGTGGCCCTCGGGGTGTGCCGCGACACCGATGGTGAAGTCGTCGCCCCCCACCTCGCGTGCGAGACGGACCAGCTCGATCGCGTGACCGAGGTCGCCGACGGGCGCATCGGGATCGTCACGGGGCGGATCTCCGCGCAACGCGAGGATGTTGCTGACGCCGGCCTCGTGGTAGCGCTGGAGGATGGCGCGGAGCTCCGCGCGGGTGTGTGCGTACGACGTGAGGTGCGCCATGGGGGGCATCGACGTCTTGTGGAGGATGTCGACCACGAGCCGGTGGGTGCGGTCGCGCGTCGACCCTGCCGCCCCGTAGGTGACCGAGACGAAGGAGGGAGTCAGCGGCTCGAGCTCGTTCAGCGTCTGGCGGAGGTTGGCGTCACCCTCGTCGGTCTTCGGGGGGAAGAACTCGAACGAGTAGGTCCGCCCTCGTCGGAGCAGCTCGGCGATGTGGGTCACGGTGTTCCCGGGGGAGGCGTCGGTGGGTGCGTTCCGGCCGCTCAGGCTACTGCCTAGGCTCGTGGCCTCATGACCTCGTTCACGCAACGCTTCGACGATCCCGGCGGCGACGGGCCGCGCCTGGCGGTCAAGTGCTCCATCGACGTGGCCGGGGCCGTCACCTCGGCGGGCAGCCCGATCCTGGCCGACGCCCCGCCCGCCGACCGCGACGCGCCGGTCGTCGCGTTCGCTCGCGCGGCCGGGGCGCGCATCGTCGGGCACACGGTGATGCCGGAGTTCGGACTGACCGCGACCGGCACCAACCCCCTCATGGGTACGCCCGCCAACCCCTTGGATGAGGGACGGCTGCCGGGCGGGTCGTCGACCGGCTCCACCGTGGCGGTCGCCACGGGCGAGGCCGACACCGCCTACGGCACCGACGCCGGCGGTTCGCTGCGGATCCCGCCCGCGTGCTGCGGGGCGGTCGGCATGAAGACCACGCAGGGGCGCGTCCCGACCGGCGGCGTCCGCCTGCTGACCCCCACGATCGACGTGGTCGGTCCCATCGGCGCCGACCTCGCCGGCTGTCTGCTCGGCATGATCCTGCTCGAGCCCGGGTTCGCACCGGCTCCGCAGCGTCGTTGGCGCATCGCGCGCGTCCGTCCCGCCGACGTCGAGCCGGCCATCGACGCCGCGATCGATGCGCTCCTCGAAGCGGCTGACGATGTCGAGGTCGTCGAAGCGGAGCTGCCCGGCATCCACGAGGCCTACCGCGCCGGGGCGTTCGTCCTGCTCGCCGAGGCGTGGATCACGACCGGGGCGCTGCTCGCGCAGCGCGTGCGGATGAGCGAGGACATCGCCAACAAGCTCGAGTGGAGCCAGCACGTGTCGGGCGAGCAGATCGCTGACGCGGGGCGTGTCCGGGTGGAGTTCCGCGGGGTGCTCGAAGCGGCGCTCGCCGACGTCGACGCGATCGCGCTACCGACGCTGCCGATCGACGTCCCTCCGGCCGACGCGGGCCTCGAGGCCGACGTCGACCTCAGCCGCCTGACCTTGCCGTTCAACCTCTCCGGCCACCCCGCCCTCGCGATCCCGGCGCCGCGCACGGACGGCGAACTCCCCGCCAGCCTCCAACTAGTAGGCCCGTGGTGGTCCGAGGAAACGCTCTTCGCGATCGCCGGGGCGCTCTCTCTGCCGTAGCGAACCCGGCGCAGTCGGCAGCGTGACCGCCCCGAGCACCACGGGGTGTCGGGGTCGGTCGTGCGGGGCGGGTGTATCTCGGTGTGTGTGGGCCGAAGCCGGGGCGTGGTCGTGGGATGCGGCCTGGTGTGGGGGGTTCAGAACGGCAGGGGGTTGCCGTCGTCGTCGTGATAGGTCACGTCGGGTCCGTCTCGGGGCCGGGACAAGGGTGTGCCGCGTGGGAGCGATCGGAAGGTGCGGCCGCGTCTGCGGGCGATGACCTCGCCGGTCTTCGCCTCGACCTTCAGTTGCCAGCGGTAGCGGTGCCGAAGGGTGTGGGCGCGGCGTGACAGCAGCAGCAAGTGGTCGGGGCGGTGGTCACCACCCTCGCTGATCGGCGGGTCGTGATGGGTGTCGGTCTGTTTGGCGGGCACGGTCGAGCCGGGGAAGCGGTCGCCGCAGTCGCGAGTCAGGATCGCGTAGCGGGTCTTGGTGGGGATGTTCTCGGCGTGGATGACGTCGGAGACGGCGAGGGGGTTGCCGCCGTCGAAGATCACGATGCGCAGGTCCGCGTCGGTGCCGAGCGCCTCGAGGGTCCGTGCGGTGATGGTGGGTAGGTTGTCCCCGCGTGTGGTGAGCAGGACCCTTCCGGCCGTGTTGGTGACCACGTCGGCGATGTCGACCCGGACCAGGATCAGGGGCTTGGCGGGCTTGCCGTTGCCGCCGCCGAGCCATGCGGCCGCCATCTTCTGCAGCCCGTCGGCGCGCTGCTTGCTGCGGGGCACGTCGGGGCAGGGAGCTCCGGCAGCGTCATCGAAGGCGTTGAGCAGGGTCGCGAAGCGGGCCGGGTCGGGCTCGTGGACGAAGAAGTCGCCGCCGCCCCCCAGCCGGGGCAGGGTGATCAGCTTCGCGTCGTCGACGGCGCGATCCTCGCGCTGCTCGAGCTTGCGGATGTCGTCGAGCTCGGCCAGGGCGATCTCGACCTCCGTCAGCAGCTCATCAGGGGCGTAGCCGTCGAGCCCGTCGTGGTCGTCGGCGGTGGCCTTGAGGCGCGCGTCGAGCCAGGTGCGCTGGTCCTTGGAGCGTCGCGCGACGCTGCGGCAGATGGCCCGGACCTGCCCCCAGAAGATCTCACCGCGCTCCCACGCCCCGCGCAGCCACGGCAGGTCACCGATCACGTCGGCGGTGGTCAGCAGCGCGGTGCGGTCGGGGTAGGGCATCCGGGCCAGGTTCGCCAGCGCCAGATCGGGGGTCAGCCCTTCGACCTTCTCGGCCGCCCCGAGCCGCAGGGCGGTCTCTAGCTTGGCCACCGCGGCACGCATCACCTGCTCGACCTGGCCCAGCACGTCCTCGACCGCCGCCATCGCCACCGTCTCGGGCGCCGGGTCGGGTTCGGGCACGGCCGCCCCGGCGCCGCCAGGCACCGCACCGTTGCCGGACCCCGCGGAGCCGGCGCGCTCAGCGGGGTCGATCGGGCCGGGGTCGTGTGGCTTCATGCGGTGCATCCAACCACGGGGGTGTGACATCGCTCGTACGTACTAGCCCAACCTGACCGCAGAACGTGCGTACGACGCGTACGCCCCGATCTTGACGGCACTACGCCCCCTCGAGCGGACGAAGCGACATCACGATCCAGTCAACCCCCGTCGGCAACACGGCAGCGGACGTCGACGGCGACGACGCCGTCGGGGCGCGCGAAGACGGGGTTGAGGTCGAGCTCGGCGATCTCGGGCAGGTCCTCGACCATCGCGTTGATGCGGTAGAGCAGGTCGGAGAGCGCCCCAAGGTCCACTGGCTCGCTGCCGCGGTAGCCGGTGAGCAGCGGCCGCATCCGCAGTCCCTCGAGCATCTCGGCCACGTCGGCGTCGGTGAGGGGTGTGACGCGCACGCTGACGTCGCCGATCAACTCGACGAGGGTGCCGCCCATCCCGACCATCACGAGCGGTCCGAACGACTCGTCGTGGCTGACCCCGACGACCATCTCGACACCCGCCCCGACCATCTCCTGCACCAGGAAGCGGTCGGCGTGCTCGCCGACGCCGGCGGCCGTGAGGTCGTCGCGCATCTTCGTGACGGCGGCGGCGGCGTCCTCGGGGGTCGCGATGCCGAGCGCGAGGCCGCCCACGTCGCTCTTGTGGATCGGCGCGGCGACCTTCACTGCGACCGGCGCCCCGAGCTCGCGTTGGGCCGCCGCGGCCTCCTCCGGGCCGGTCACGATCCGCGAAGGTGCGAGCGGCACGCCGTAGGCGCGGAGGAGAGCCTCGGCGTCGTCGGCATCCAGCCAGGTCGAGCGTCGTGCCGCGGCTGGAACCGCCTGCGTCGCCTGGCGGGCATGGGGCTGTCCCACGAGACGCTTGCCGGAGGGGTCGGAGTAGGGCGCATCACCGAGGGCTTTCTCGACGATGCCACGGGCAGCATCGGCGTCGATGCCGTCGGGGCGCACGACCTCACCCACCGGTCGCTCCCGCCACCGCGCCCAACGGGCGACCCGACCGAGGGCACGGGCGGCGTCCTCGGGGAAGGCGAAGGACGGGATCCGAGCCGCCGCGAGCTCGGCCGGCACCCCTCGGACTGACATGAACACCGAGATCACGGGCTTGTGGTCGGGGATGTCGGCGCGCGCGTCCACGATCGCCTGGGCGACCTGCTCGGGGCTCGACGCCCCGGCGGGGATGAAGATCACGAAGACGGCGTCGACCTCCTCGGCGTTGCCCATCGTGCGCAGCGCACGCCCGTACTGGCCGGCGGTCGCGCTCGCGATGAGGTCGACCGGGTTGCCGATCCCGGCCTCGGGAGGGAGGAACTCGGACAGCGCGGCGCGGGTGTCGTCGGAGAACGCCGGCACGTGCAGGCCGTTGGACTCACACGCGTCGGCGGCGAGGATCCCCGGGCCACCCGCGTTGGTGAGGATCGCGACCCGTGGTCCGGACGGCGGCGGTTGGCTCGACAGCAGCGCCGCCACGTCGAACAGCTCCTGGAGCGTGTCCGTGCGGATCACGCCGGTCTGGTTGAACAGCGCCTCGACCGCGACGTCGCCCCCAGCCAGCGACGCGGTGTGGCTCGCTGCCGCCCGCGCCCCGGCGCGCGTGCGCCCCGACTTGACCGCGACGATCGGCTTGTTGCGGGAGATGCGTCGGGCGATGCGGCTGAAGCGGCGCGGGTTCCCGAACGACTCGAGGTAGAGCAGGATCACGTCGGTGTCGGGGTCGTCCTCCCAGTACAGCAGGAGGTCGTTGCCCGAGATGTCAGCCTTGTTGCCCACCGACACGAACGTGGACATGCCCAGCCCGAGGTCGTCGGCGTGGGTGAGCACGGCGAGGCCGAGCGCCCCGGATTGCGACGAGAAGGCGAGGCCGCCGGGGCGCGGGAACACCTCCGAGAACGTGGCGTTCATCCGCACCGCGGAGGACGTGTTCATCAGCCCCATGCAGTTGGGTCCGACGATGCGCAGACCGTGCCCGTGCGCGGTCTCCATCAGCTCGCGCTGCAGCGCCCGGCCCTCGTCGCCAGCCTCGGCGAAGCCGGCCGAGATGATGCAGACCGCGCGCACGCCCAGCTCGCCGGCCTCGTCGACCACCCCGTTGACCGCCGGGGCGGGGACGCACACCACGACCAGGTCGGGCACCTCCGGCAGGTCGTGCAGCGACGGGTAGGCGGCGACCGACTGCACCACGGGGGACGACACGTTGACCGGGTAGACGGCACCGTGGAACGAGCCCTGCATGAGGTGGCGGAAGACCATGCCGCCGATCGAACCGGGGTCGCGGCTGGCGCCGGCGACCGCGATCGACCGCGGCTGGAAGAAGCGGGTCAGCGCCGCTCGCGCCGCACGCTTCTCCTCGGCGGCGACGACCTCGAGGAACTCGGGTGTGGGCTGTAGTCCGACCGCGGTGCGGAGCACTCCAGCGACGTGCTCCGGACGGTGCTCGTACTCGAGCCCGACGTCGCGGATCAGCCCCAGCATCCGGCTGTTGGTCGCGAGCACGTCCCCCGTGAGGCGCTCGATGCCCTCCCCGTGGGCGAGCTCGGCCAGCGATCTGACGAGAGCGGTGCCGATCCCCCTCGCCTGGTAGGCGTCCTCGACGAGCGCGGCGAACTCCGCCGTCTGCGGATCGTCCCCACATGCCCACCTGGCGACGCCGACGACCTGCTCGGTCTGGCCCCGCCCCACCGTCGCAGCCAGCGCGAACTCCCGCGCCTCGTCCAGGTCGGTGAAGCGACCGACGTTCTGGGACGTCAACGTGAACGGACCGAGGAAGCGGTCGCGGCGGGAGCGCTCGGAGGTGCGGTCCCACATCGCCAGCAGTCGCTCGCGGTCGTCGGGGCGCAGCGGGCGCAGGTGGATCGTCGTGCCGTCAGGCAGCACGTGATCGCGCTCCACCGAGCTCCTCATCGGGACTCCCTGTCGGGTCGGGGTTCGTGCGACGAACATCCTGCTCCACGTCACGCTTCGACGCGAACCGCCATCACCCCCCATCTTCCGTACCCCTTGTCCGCGCCGGGCGTGGATGCAACGATGCAGTCCACCGGCGCGGCCACGTCGGCCGGGCTCGGACGATCGAGGAGGAGCCGTGCGCCCCGACCCGGAGGCGGACTTCGACATCGATGTCGAGACTGCGGAGGCGACGCTCGAGCGCGTCGAGCGGGGCGACATCTCGACCAACGAAGTCGAACCCGACCTGCTCGTTCGTCGTGCCGTCGGTGAAGAGGACGGCATGCACCTCGAGGAGGATCAGCCGCTCGCCGAGGACGAGATCACCGAGCACGAGCCGAGCCTGGACGATGCGGTCCTGGCTTTCATCGACTGCTTCAACGCCCGGGACCTCGATGGTCTGTGCGAGCTGTTGCGCCGCGATGCTGAGGTGCCAGGGCTCGGCAACGACGTACCCAACTTCCAGTCAGCGGTCGACGCGCTGTGGTCGCGCAGTCCCACGTGCATGCTCACCCCCGGTCGGCTCGAAGAACGCGAGGTCGCGGTCATGTGGGAGAGCGCGGACGGGCGCTGGTGGAAGGTGGCGACGCTGCTGTTCTCCGGCGAGAACGATGGCCGTCTGGGCCTGGTCGAACTGGTCGAGGACCCCGAGGCGTTCGACGGGGTCGTCACCGACGAGCCCGAGCGCGAGTTCGACGAGGGCAGCCGCTGGGAGGAGTGGGAGGAAGGCGCGGCGGACCCCTGATCCGCTACTGCCGGCGTGGCATCACGACGGCGGGGTCGCGGCCCTGCACGTCCGCCCACGTCGGGCGGGGGAGCTTGAACACCTCACCGAGCGTCGCGTAGCCCGTGCCCGCGAGTCGGCAGACGGGGTCGAGCAGCTCCGGCTGGACCCGACCATCGCGCCAGACACGCGGCTCGATGTGGACGTGGACGACACGGCCGATGATGATGCGGCCGTTCCCGGCCTCGACCACATCGACGAGCTGACACTCGAGGTGGGCGCGGGACTCACCGACCCGTGGCGGTGCGACGCGTGCCGAGGGCATGCGTGTCAGGCGCGCCCAGTCGAACTCGGACTCCTCAGGCGGGAAGTTGGTCGCCGTGAGGTTCATCGCCTCGACCACGTCCTGCGAGACGAGGTTCACCACGAACTCACGGGTCGCGGTGATGTTGCGGAAGGTGTCCTTGACCCGAGGGCCCGACGAACTGAAGACGATGTGCGGAGGGTCGTGCGCCATGAGGTTGAAGTAGGAGTGGGGGGCGACGTTGTCGATGCCGTCGGGTGACGTCGTCGACACCCACGCGATCGGCCTGGGGATCACCAAGCCGGTCATCAGGAAGTAGACCTCGCGGGGCGCCCAGTCCTCGGGGTCGAGTTCGAGTGGTTCGTCCAGCTCGTCCGGCGGACCAGGGTGAGAAGACGCCACGTACGCCTCGGAAGGTCGGGTGGCGGGATGGTAGGCGCCGGTAGGCTCTCGTCCGGGGCCGGCCCTTCGAAGTCGCGACGCCTCCCCTGCACCGAGAGGACGATGTCGACGATCCTGCTCGTCGAGGACGAGCCCGACATCCGGCACGTGGTCAAGCTCACGCTGTCGAGTGCGGGCTACGACGTCATCGACGTGCTGGCTGGCGAGGACGCGCTCGGGTACGTGGGGTCGGTCGACCTGGTCCTGCTCGACCTGCGGCTACCGGGCATCGACGGGTTCGGGTTCCTCGACGCGATCGGCGACCCTCCTCCGGTTCCGGTGGTGGCGATGTCCGCTCACGCCCACCGCGAGATCACCGAGCGGGCGCTCGAGCGCGGCTGCGCCGGCTACCTCACCAAGCCGTTCACCGGCACCGAACTGCTCGAGGAGGTGCGGCGCCACCTCGACGATTGATCGACGATCAGCGTGCGTTGAAGTACTTGGCCTCAGGATGGTGCACCACGATGGCCGATGTGGACTGTTCCGGATCGAGCATGAACTCGTCGGTCAGCCGCACGCCGACCGCCCCGAAGTCGAGCAACTGCGCGAGCCGGCGCTGGTCCTCGAGGTCGGGGCAGGCGGCGTAGCCGAACGAGTAGCGCGAGCCGCGGTAGTCCTGGCGGAACCACGACTCCTTGTCCGGGCCATCGTCGCCAGCGATACCGAGCTCCTCGCGGACACGGCGGTGCCACAGCTCCGCGAGGGCCTCCGCCATCTCGACCCCGAAGCCGTGCGCGTAGAGGTAGTCCTTGTAGCGGTCGTCCGCGAACAGCCCCGCGGCGACCTCGCCGATGCGCGGACCGACCGTGACGAGGTGCACGCCGAGAACGTCGACACCGCCGGTCTCGATGTCGCGGAAGAAGTCGGCGATGCACAGGTGGCGGCCACGGGTCTGGCGGGGGAAGGTGAACCTGGTGAGCTCGCGAGCGGGAGGTGGCTTGCCGACCGTGCCGTCCCATCCTTCCGGGTCCCACACGATCAGATCGTCGCCGTCGCTGTTGGCGGGGTAGTAGCCGTACACCACCTCGGGGGTGATGAGCCGTTCGGCCTTGGCACGTGCGACCCACTCGCGCAGCACCGGGCGCGCCTCCTCGTCGAGGAACGCCCGGTACTCCGGGGGGGTCCGGTCACCCGGCGTGAAGCCCCACTGGTTGCGGAACAGCGCGATCTCGTTCAGCAGCGGCCACACGTCGTCGATCGGGATGCCGCGGACGACCCGCTGGCCCCAGAACGGCGGGGCGGGCACGGCGACATCGGTGGCCACCGCCGATTTGGGGCGCCCCTGTCGGTCGACGTGCGGGGGCGCCGTGGGTTGGCGTGTGGTCCGGGAGGTCGGACGCTCACGACGCCCGACGAGCTCCTCCGGCAGCTCCACACCCGCGCGCCGTGCCTCCATGACCTCGTTCAGCACGCGCAGGCCCTCGAACGCGTCGCGGCAGTAGAAGAGCGGTCCGTCGTACTGGCTGCGCAGGTCGTCCTCGACGTACGAGCGTGTCAGCGCCGCCCCGCCCAGCAGGACCGGGTAGTGGTCGAGCTGTCGCTTGGTCATCTCCTCGAGGTTGTCGCGCATCACGACCGTCGACTTCACCAGCAAGCCGGACATGCCGATGGCGTCGGCGTGCTCGGCCTCGGCCGTGGCGAGGATCGCGTCGATCGGCTGCTTGATGCCGATGTTCAGCGTCTCGTAGCCGTTGTTGCGCAGGATGATGTCGACCAGGTTCTTGCCGATGTCGTGCACGTCGCCCTTGACGGTCGCCAGCACCACACGGCCCTTGCCGGATGCTTCACCCTTCTCCATGCGCGGCTCGAGGTACGCGACGGCGGTCTTCATCGCCTCGGCCGACTGCAGCACGAACGGCAGCTGCATCTGGCCCGACCCGAACAGCTCGCCGACGACCTTCATGCCGTCGAGGAGGAACTCGTTGACGATGGCGAGCGGGGCGTGTCCGGCCGCCAGCGCCCCGTCGAGGTCGTCCTCGATGCCGTCGCGGTCGCCGTCGATGATGCGGCGCTTCAGACGCTCGTTGATGGGGAGGGAGGCCAGTTCCTCGCGCGTCGCTCTGGTCTCGGTCGCGCCCTCGAACAGCTCCATCAGCCGGTGCAGCGGGTCGTAGTCGTCGCCGGTGCTGGCCTCACCCTCCGCGCCTCGCCGGTCGTGGATCAGGTCGCGCGCGACGGCGGCGTGCTCGTCGGGGATGCGGTGTAGCGGCAAGATCTTGCCGGGGTGGACGATGGCAGCGTCGAGGCCGTGCTGGATCGCCTCGTGGAGGAACACCGAGTTGAGGACCTGCCGTGCGGCCGGACTCAGACCGAACGAGGCGTTGCTGACCCCCAGGACCGTGTAGCAGCCGGGGATGGCCTCCTTGACCCGCCGGATGGCCTCGAGCGTCTCGATCCCGTCGCGCCGGAGCTCCTCCTGCCCCGAGCCGAGCGGGAACGTGAGCGCGTCGAAGATCAGATCCGACGGTTCGAGGCCGTGCTCGGCGATCGCGATGTCGGCGACCTGCTGACAGACCGCGACCTTCCAGTCCGCCGTGCGCGCCTGGCCGTCCTCGTCGATGGCGAGGACGATGACCGCCGCCCCGTAGCGCTTGGCCAGCGGCAGCAGGACGTCGGCCTTGACGCGGCCGTCCTCGAGGTTGACCGAGTTGATGACGGCCCGGGCACCGAGCCGCCGGAGCGCCGCCTCGATGACGGGAGGCTCGGTCGAGTCGATCACCAGCGGCAGCGTCGACTGGGTCGCGAAGCGGTCGACCACCTCGACCATGTCGGGCACGCCATCGCGTCCCACGTAGTCGACGCACACATCGAGCACGTGCGCGCCCTCGCGCGTCTGCGACTTCGCGAGGGCGACCATCTGGTCCCAATCCTCCGCGAGCAGCATCTCGCGGTAGGCCCTCGATCCGTTGGCGTTGCAGCGCTCGCCGATGACGAGGAACGAGGTGTCCTGGGCCAGGGTCTCGGCCGAGTACAGCGAGGCCAGCGACGGCTGGAACTCGACCGCGCGCTGGGCAGGTTGCAGGTGCGCCACCGCGTCAACGACCTTGCGGAGGTGCTCCGGGGTGGTGCCGCAGCAGCCGCCCACGATCGACACACCCATCTCGGTGACGAACTCGACGTGCGCGTCGGCGAGCGCCTCGGGGGACAGCGGGTAGCAGGCGGCACCGTCGACCATCGAGGGGATGCCGGCGTTGGGTACGACGCTGATGGGCTTGCGGCTGTGGCGGCTGAGGGTGCGGACGTGCTCGCGCATGTCCTCGGGGCCGGTCGCGCAGTTCATCCCGATGACGTCGATCGCGAGCGGGTCGAGCGCGGCGATGGCCGCCAGTGGTTCGGTCCCCAGGAGCATCGTGTTGATGTCCTTCTCGACCGTGAACTGCACCATCAGCGGCACCCGCGCCCCGCGTTCGACGAAGACGTCGTTCGCAGCCGCCACCGCCGCCTTGATCTGGAGCAGGTCGAAGCTGGTCTCGACCAGCAGCACGTCCGCCCCGCCCTCGAGCAGGCCACGGATCTGGCGGCGGTAGCCCTCCTCCATGGTGTCGACGTCGATGAAGTCCTTGGTCGTCGCCGGGTCCTTGCCCAGGCTGAGCGTCGGGCTGCGCGTGCCCGGTCCGATGCTGCCGACCACCCACTTCGGACGGTCGGGCGTGGCGTGCTCGTCACAGGCCCGTCGTGCGATCTCGGCCGCGAGTCGGTTCAGCTCCTCGGTGTCGTCCTCGAGGTCGTACTCGGCCAGCACCCACGGTGCGCCGCCGAACGTGTTGGTCTCGACCGCATCGACACCGACCTCGAGGTAGCTGCGGTGGAGCTCCTCGATGACGTCGGGGCGGGTGCGGTTGAGCATCTCCGGACAGCCCTCGTAGGCCTCACCGCCGTAGTCGGCGTCGGTGAGCTCGCGGGCCTGGATCCCCGTCCCCATCGCGCCGTCGACGATCACGACGCGGGTGTGGATCGCGTCGAGGAAGGGGTGGCCCCGGTCGGGGGGCGGGAGAACGGATGTCACGCCGCGAAGGTTACGGCGTCGTGCGGCGCGCGTCGCCCGCGAGGGTCCAGGACTCGCCCCGCAGGCGCCACACCAGCGAGGCGAAGCGCACCAGCAGCATCGCCTCCATCGCGATCCACAGGCCGAACAGCCCCCACCCGAACGCGACCGCGACCTGGGCGAGGGCGGCCGCCACGACCGCCCGGCGGGGGGTGTCGAGCGGGACCGTCCTGAAGAACAGGAGGTACGCCGCCGCGAGGAGAATCCCCGCCCAGATGGAGGCCATGAAGAGCCGCGGGCCGGAGCGCCGGGC
Coding sequences:
- the metF gene encoding methylenetetrahydrofolate reductase [NAD(P)H]; protein product: MAELLRRGRTYSFEFFPPKTDEGDANLRQTLNELEPLTPSFVSVTYGAAGSTRDRTHRLVVDILHKTSMPPMAHLTSYAHTRAELRAILQRYHEAGVSNILALRGDPPRDDPDAPVGDLGHAIELVRLAREVGGDDFTIGVAAHPEGHPLSDDLETDRKHLAAKLMEADFGITQFFFRADDYLRMVDDLADLGIDTPVIPGVMPVTNVGQIERFAQLSGAAFPRDLAERLHAVEDHPEEVRRIGVDVATQMCIELLEHGAPGLHFYTLNRSTATREIHANLGLSDRPTGD
- a CDS encoding amidase, whose product is MTSFTQRFDDPGGDGPRLAVKCSIDVAGAVTSAGSPILADAPPADRDAPVVAFARAAGARIVGHTVMPEFGLTATGTNPLMGTPANPLDEGRLPGGSSTGSTVAVATGEADTAYGTDAGGSLRIPPACCGAVGMKTTQGRVPTGGVRLLTPTIDVVGPIGADLAGCLLGMILLEPGFAPAPQRRWRIARVRPADVEPAIDAAIDALLEAADDVEVVEAELPGIHEAYRAGAFVLLAEAWITTGALLAQRVRMSEDIANKLEWSQHVSGEQIADAGRVRVEFRGVLEAALADVDAIALPTLPIDVPPADAGLEADVDLSRLTLPFNLSGHPALAIPAPRTDGELPASLQLVGPWWSEETLFAIAGALSLP
- a CDS encoding GNAT family N-acetyltransferase; the protein is MRSSVERDHVLPDGTTIHLRPLRPDDRERLLAMWDRTSERSRRDRFLGPFTLTSQNVGRFTDLDEAREFALAATVGRGQTEQVVGVARWACGDDPQTAEFAALVEDAYQARGIGTALVRSLAELAHGEGIERLTGDVLATNSRMLGLIRDVGLEYEHRPEHVAGVLRTAVGLQPTPEFLEVVAAEEKRAARAALTRFFQPRSIAVAGASRDPGSIGGMVFRHLMQGSFHGAVYPVNVSSPVVQSVAAYPSLHDLPEVPDLVVVCVPAPAVNGVVDEAGELGVRAVCIISAGFAEAGDEGRALQRELMETAHGHGLRIVGPNCMGLMNTSSAVRMNATFSEVFPRPGGLAFSSQSGALGLAVLTHADDLGLGMSTFVSVGNKADISGNDLLLYWEDDPDTDVILLYLESFGNPRRFSRIARRISRNKPIVAVKSGRTRAGARAAASHTASLAGGDVAVEALFNQTGVIRTDTLQELFDVAALLSSQPPPSGPRVAILTNAGGPGILAADACESNGLHVPAFSDDTRAALSEFLPPEAGIGNPVDLIASATAGQYGRALRTMGNAEEVDAVFVIFIPAGASSPEQVAQAIVDARADIPDHKPVISVFMSVRGVPAELAAARIPSFAFPEDAARALGRVARWARWRERPVGEVVRPDGIDADAARGIVEKALGDAPYSDPSGKRLVGQPHARQATQAVPAAARRSTWLDADDAEALLRAYGVPLAPSRIVTGPEEAAAAQRELGAPVAVKVAAPIHKSDVGGLALGIATPEDAAAAVTKMRDDLTAAGVGEHADRFLVQEMVGAGVEMVVGVSHDESFGPLVMVGMGGTLVELIGDVSVRVTPLTDADVAEMLEGLRMRPLLTGYRGSEPVDLGALSDLLYRINAMVEDLPEIAELDLNPVFARPDGVVAVDVRCRVADGG
- a CDS encoding flavin reductase family protein, which produces MASSHPGPPDELDEPLELDPEDWAPREVYFLMTGLVIPRPIAWVSTTSPDGIDNVAPHSYFNLMAHDPPHIVFSSSGPRVKDTFRNITATREFVVNLVSQDVVEAMNLTATNFPPEESEFDWARLTRMPSARVAPPRVGESRAHLECQLVDVVEAGNGRIIIGRVVHVHIEPRVWRDGRVQPELLDPVCRLAGTGYATLGEVFKLPRPTWADVQGRDPAVVMPRRQ
- a CDS encoding response regulator; its protein translation is MSTILLVEDEPDIRHVVKLTLSSAGYDVIDVLAGEDALGYVGSVDLVLLDLRLPGIDGFGFLDAIGDPPPVPVVAMSAHAHREITERALERGCAGYLTKPFTGTELLEEVRRHLDD
- the metH gene encoding methionine synthase, which gives rise to MTSVLPPPDRGHPFLDAIHTRVVIVDGAMGTGIQARELTDADYGGEAYEGCPEMLNRTRPDVIEELHRSYLEVGVDAVETNTFGGAPWVLAEYDLEDDTEELNRLAAEIARRACDEHATPDRPKWVVGSIGPGTRSPTLSLGKDPATTKDFIDVDTMEEGYRRQIRGLLEGGADVLLVETSFDLLQIKAAVAAANDVFVERGARVPLMVQFTVEKDINTMLLGTEPLAAIAALDPLAIDVIGMNCATGPEDMREHVRTLSRHSRKPISVVPNAGIPSMVDGAACYPLSPEALADAHVEFVTEMGVSIVGGCCGTTPEHLRKVVDAVAHLQPAQRAVEFQPSLASLYSAETLAQDTSFLVIGERCNANGSRAYREMLLAEDWDQMVALAKSQTREGAHVLDVCVDYVGRDGVPDMVEVVDRFATQSTLPLVIDSTEPPVIEAALRRLGARAVINSVNLEDGRVKADVLLPLAKRYGAAVIVLAIDEDGQARTADWKVAVCQQVADIAIAEHGLEPSDLIFDALTFPLGSGQEELRRDGIETLEAIRRVKEAIPGCYTVLGVSNASFGLSPAARQVLNSVFLHEAIQHGLDAAIVHPGKILPLHRIPDEHAAVARDLIHDRRGAEGEASTGDDYDPLHRLMELFEGATETRATREELASLPINERLKRRIIDGDRDGIEDDLDGALAAGHAPLAIVNEFLLDGMKVVGELFGSGQMQLPFVLQSAEAMKTAVAYLEPRMEKGEASGKGRVVLATVKGDVHDIGKNLVDIILRNNGYETLNIGIKQPIDAILATAEAEHADAIGMSGLLVKSTVVMRDNLEEMTKRQLDHYPVLLGGAALTRSYVEDDLRSQYDGPLFYCRDAFEGLRVLNEVMEARRAGVELPEELVGRRERPTSRTTRQPTAPPHVDRQGRPKSAVATDVAVPAPPFWGQRVVRGIPIDDVWPLLNEIALFRNQWGFTPGDRTPPEYRAFLDEEARPVLREWVARAKAERLITPEVVYGYYPANSDGDDLIVWDPEGWDGTVGKPPPARELTRFTFPRQTRGRHLCIADFFRDIETGGVDVLGVHLVTVGPRIGEVAAGLFADDRYKDYLYAHGFGVEMAEALAELWHRRVREELGIAGDDGPDKESWFRQDYRGSRYSFGYAACPDLEDQRRLAQLLDFGAVGVRLTDEFMLDPEQSTSAIVVHHPEAKYFNAR